A window of the Trueperaceae bacterium genome harbors these coding sequences:
- a CDS encoding EVE domain-containing protein: MGQWLIKSEPGAFSFDDLLKAKDRTTVWDGVRNYQARNFIRDGMKVGDKVLYYHSSTAQPGVVGIAEVASEPYADPSQFDPKSRYFDPKSTPEQPRWFTVDVRGVEPLPRTVTLAEMKEESSLAGLKLVQRGSRLSVMPVSGPEYRKILAMARKEAPAAG, from the coding sequence ATGGGTCAATGGCTGATCAAGAGTGAACCGGGAGCCTTCTCCTTCGACGATCTGCTGAAGGCGAAGGATCGTACGACGGTCTGGGACGGAGTTCGCAACTACCAGGCGCGGAACTTCATCCGGGACGGCATGAAGGTGGGGGACAAGGTCCTCTACTACCACTCCAGCACCGCCCAGCCGGGCGTAGTAGGCATAGCGGAGGTCGCTTCGGAGCCCTATGCGGACCCTAGCCAGTTCGATCCGAAGAGCCGCTACTTCGATCCTAAGTCGACGCCGGAGCAGCCCCGCTGGTTCACCGTCGACGTTCGCGGTGTGGAACCGCTGCCACGAACGGTGACCCTGGCCGAGATGAAGGAGGAGTCGTCGCTCGCCGGCCTCAAACTGGTGCAGAGGGGCAGCCGGCTGAGCGTCATGCCGGTGAGCGGACCGGAGTACCGGAAGATCTTGGCGATGGCCCGGAAAGAGGCGCCGGCGGCAGGCTGA
- the tsaE gene encoding tRNA (adenosine(37)-N6)-threonylcarbamoyltransferase complex ATPase subunit type 1 TsaE: protein MVLDSLDDTRELARQLVAATSPGSLLLLSGPLGAGKTTLTACIVRELGSEAAVSSPTYTLVHEYPTPEGPLVHIDAYRLGHPAALDALGLDDYLDRSRLVVVEWGEALAHDYPEAWLVRLERDGETRRVELQPPKTRE from the coding sequence ATGGTTCTCGATTCGCTGGATGACACCCGAGAGTTGGCCCGGCAGCTCGTGGCGGCAACCTCGCCGGGCTCTCTCCTGCTCCTCTCGGGTCCCCTGGGGGCCGGCAAGACCACGCTCACCGCGTGCATCGTCCGGGAGCTGGGAAGCGAAGCCGCTGTCTCCAGCCCTACCTACACGCTGGTCCACGAGTACCCGACCCCCGAGGGGCCGCTCGTTCACATCGACGCCTACCGCTTGGGGCACCCAGCGGCGCTCGACGCTCTCGGGCTCGACGACTACCTGGACCGAAGTCGCCTGGTGGTCGTCGAGTGGGGAGAAGCACTCGCCCACGACTATCCCGAGGCGTGGTTGGTTAGACTCGAGCGCGACGGTGAAACGCGCAGGGTCGAACTCCAGCCGCCGAAGACGAGGGAGTGA
- the tsaB gene encoding tRNA (adenosine(37)-N6)-threonylcarbamoyltransferase complex dimerization subunit type 1 TsaB: MSDTWLGIDTSTSYLCLALWSPEGGLLAESVERVDRRHAVRFVATLEGVLERAGRSRRELTAIAAGGGPGSYTGLRVGGAAAKGLASALGVPLAGVDTLAAMAFRGLDEGEEGVVAIDARRGNAYLGRYRRHGDEVFTLEAPHKAPLLETRSRHRGIRFLLDVPPDPGYVARQANSGVPYRPLYL, translated from the coding sequence ATGAGTGACACCTGGCTAGGGATAGATACCAGCACGAGCTACCTCTGCCTCGCGCTCTGGTCCCCCGAGGGCGGACTCCTGGCGGAGTCTGTCGAACGAGTCGACCGGCGACACGCCGTTCGCTTCGTTGCCACTCTGGAAGGGGTCCTCGAGCGGGCCGGCCGTTCCCGCCGCGAACTCACGGCGATAGCGGCGGGTGGAGGACCCGGGTCCTACACCGGTCTACGCGTCGGCGGGGCGGCGGCCAAAGGACTCGCCAGTGCCCTGGGCGTGCCCCTGGCCGGCGTAGACACTCTGGCGGCGATGGCCTTCAGGGGGCTCGACGAAGGTGAGGAGGGGGTGGTAGCGATCGATGCACGGAGGGGCAACGCCTATCTGGGCCGCTACCGCAGGCACGGGGACGAGGTATTCACCCTCGAGGCGCCCCACAAGGCGCCTCTGCTCGAGACCAGATCGCGGCACCGCGGCATCCGCTTCCTCCTGGACGTACCGCCGGACCCCGGTTACGTGGCCAGGCAGGCGAACTCGGGAGTCCCCTACCGGCCCCTCTACCTGTAG
- a CDS encoding rod shape-determining protein, whose translation MLRPWQEIGVDLGTATVLIYQKGKGIRLREPSVIAMVRDTGDMKAVGDEAYRMLGRTPGNIVAVRPMRDGVIADYDLTEKMLKAFVRKVITGPGRLFKPHIMVCVPSGVTEVERRAVLQATREVGARKAFLIEEPLAAAIGAGVRIAEPTGSMIVDIGGGTTDVAIISLGGIVVSESLRIAGNEFDEAIIRYIRHKENMLIGDRTAEDVKMKVGAAVVRGADDIREMEVRGRDLINGLPKTIKVTTEDTVEALQEPLQKISDGVRRVLELAPPELVSDVIDRGIIMTGGGSLLRNFDELLRQSTGIPVAVADNAIDAVALGTGQALDMIPVLQDALISDNFLRR comes from the coding sequence ATGTTGAGACCCTGGCAGGAAATCGGCGTGGACCTCGGGACGGCCACCGTCCTCATATATCAGAAAGGCAAAGGGATCCGCCTTCGCGAACCGTCGGTGATCGCCATGGTGCGCGACACCGGCGACATGAAGGCGGTGGGTGACGAGGCTTACCGGATGCTGGGCCGCACGCCCGGCAACATCGTCGCGGTGCGTCCCATGCGCGACGGGGTCATCGCCGACTACGACCTCACCGAGAAGATGCTCAAGGCGTTCGTCCGCAAGGTCATCACCGGTCCCGGTCGTCTCTTCAAACCCCACATCATGGTGTGCGTCCCGTCCGGAGTCACCGAGGTCGAGAGGCGGGCCGTCCTCCAGGCCACTCGCGAGGTGGGAGCCCGCAAGGCCTTCCTCATCGAGGAGCCGCTGGCCGCAGCCATCGGCGCGGGCGTTCGAATCGCCGAACCGACCGGCTCGATGATCGTGGACATCGGCGGCGGTACCACCGACGTGGCCATCATCAGCCTGGGCGGCATCGTCGTATCGGAATCGCTGAGGATCGCCGGCAACGAGTTCGACGAGGCGATCATCCGCTATATACGCCACAAGGAGAACATGCTCATCGGCGACCGCACCGCCGAGGACGTGAAGATGAAGGTGGGCGCCGCGGTAGTGCGCGGTGCTGATGACATACGCGAGATGGAGGTGCGTGGCCGGGACCTCATCAACGGCCTGCCCAAGACCATCAAGGTGACGACCGAGGACACGGTCGAAGCGCTCCAGGAACCGCTGCAGAAGATCTCCGACGGGGTCCGCCGTGTGCTGGAGCTTGCCCCGCCGGAACTCGTGAGCGACGTCATCGACCGCGGCATCATCATGACCGGTGGCGGTTCGCTGCTGCGCAACTTCGACGAGCTGCTGCGTCAATCTACCGGTATCCCGGTGGCGGTGGCCGACAACGCCATCGATGCGGTGGCGCTGGGCACCGGTCAGGCGCTCGATATGATACCCGTGCTCCAGGACGCACTCATATCCGACAACTTCCTGCGACGCTGA
- the lpxD gene encoding UDP-3-O-(3-hydroxymyristoyl)glucosamine N-acyltransferase — MGLTAAELATRLGGRLEGSDSTVQRLAVPGPGCAGAVVVLTSDESLARRLEQLARWQAAVVVAPSGAQRPPALDSLITVQQPRLALAQLTGIFDERPLPAPGIHPQAIVAPTASLGDGVRVGAGAIVGDGAVVGRGSVIGEGAVVGPGAILGEACRLHPRSTLLDGVRLGDRVIVHSGAVIGSDGFGYEPSTQGAVKLHHLGGVVIGDDVEIGANSCVDRGTLSDTVIGARTKIDNLCQIAHNVTIGSDCLIAGQTGIAGSTRVGDRVTMAGAVGVGDHLTIGDDATLGPRAGVIKSVPPGDTWMGFPAQPYRRFVRESYLVGKLERIWRFVRERESGAAE, encoded by the coding sequence ATGGGCCTGACCGCCGCCGAGCTTGCGACCAGACTGGGGGGCAGGCTGGAAGGCAGCGACTCGACCGTACAGCGATTGGCGGTTCCCGGCCCGGGATGCGCTGGGGCGGTGGTGGTGCTCACCAGCGATGAGTCGCTGGCGCGGCGGCTCGAGCAGCTCGCTCGGTGGCAGGCAGCGGTCGTGGTCGCTCCATCGGGCGCCCAACGCCCCCCTGCGCTCGACTCGCTGATAACAGTTCAGCAGCCACGGCTCGCCCTCGCCCAGCTCACCGGAATCTTCGACGAAAGACCACTGCCGGCACCCGGCATCCACCCGCAGGCGATCGTCGCCCCAACGGCCAGCCTGGGTGACGGCGTTCGAGTCGGGGCTGGTGCCATCGTGGGCGACGGGGCGGTGGTCGGTCGCGGCAGCGTCATCGGCGAGGGGGCGGTGGTCGGTCCCGGGGCGATCCTCGGCGAGGCGTGCCGGCTTCACCCACGTAGCACCCTGCTGGACGGCGTACGGCTCGGTGACCGAGTGATCGTGCACAGCGGCGCGGTCATCGGCAGCGACGGCTTCGGTTACGAGCCCTCGACTCAGGGCGCGGTGAAGCTCCACCACCTGGGCGGGGTGGTCATCGGCGACGACGTCGAGATCGGTGCCAACAGCTGCGTCGACCGTGGCACCCTGAGTGACACGGTGATCGGCGCCCGCACCAAGATCGACAACCTCTGCCAGATCGCCCACAACGTGACCATCGGCAGCGACTGCCTCATCGCGGGACAGACCGGGATAGCCGGCTCCACGCGGGTCGGAGACAGGGTCACGATGGCTGGGGCGGTGGGTGTCGGTGACCACCTCACGATCGGCGACGACGCGACCCTGGGGCCGCGAGCCGGTGTCATCAAGAGTGTCCCGCCGGGAGACACCTGGATGGGGTTCCCCGCGCAGCCGTACCGGAGGTTCGTACGTGAGTCGTATCTGGTGGGCAAGCTGGAGCGAATCTGGCGCTTCGTGAGAGAACGCGAGAGCGGGGCGGCCGAGTGA
- a CDS encoding UDP-3-O-acyl-N-acetylglucosamine deacetylase: MISGVGIHSGRTSRVRLHREPGPIRFRQGSTEIPALVEHVVSTDRCVTLAADGARVALVEHLLAALHIAGFWRDVLIEVEGEELPILDGSALPWSEALAVLGQPAPPPPPLSVEEPVDLPELEVLVTPGESSIDVIVDYAHPAIGAQRWSGRRNEWHELLAARTFGFLAELEQLNAMGLAFGAATENAIVFDDDGPIGPLRHPDEPVRHKALDLLGDLALLGRPLQAAIRVKRGSHRAHVNLMRHLLRHPTMKAAT; this comes from the coding sequence GTGATAAGCGGCGTCGGCATCCACAGCGGCCGCACCAGCCGGGTTCGGTTGCACCGGGAGCCCGGCCCGATCCGCTTCCGGCAGGGTAGCACCGAGATCCCCGCCCTGGTCGAGCACGTCGTTTCGACCGACAGGTGCGTGACCCTCGCAGCGGACGGGGCCAGAGTGGCACTGGTCGAGCACCTCCTGGCCGCGCTCCACATCGCCGGTTTCTGGCGCGACGTGCTGATCGAAGTCGAGGGTGAAGAGCTGCCGATCCTCGACGGCTCGGCCCTCCCCTGGTCCGAGGCACTCGCTGTCCTCGGGCAACCGGCTCCTCCCCCGCCTCCGCTTTCAGTGGAGGAGCCGGTCGACCTGCCCGAACTGGAGGTCCTGGTAACCCCCGGGGAGTCGTCGATCGACGTCATCGTCGACTACGCCCATCCGGCCATAGGCGCCCAACGGTGGAGCGGGCGTCGCAACGAGTGGCATGAGTTGCTGGCCGCCCGAACTTTCGGATTCCTGGCCGAACTGGAGCAGTTGAACGCGATGGGCTTGGCTTTTGGCGCTGCCACCGAAAATGCTATTGTCTTTGATGACGATGGGCCGATCGGGCCGCTCCGTCACCCGGACGAGCCGGTCCGGCACAAGGCCCTCGATCTGCTCGGCGATCTGGCCTTGCTCGGTCGGCCCCTACAAGCCGCGATCCGCGTGAAGCGCGGCTCGCACCGAGCTCACGTGAACCTTATGCGCCACCTCCTCCGCCACCCGACCATGAAAGCTGCGACGTGA
- a CDS encoding Gfo/Idh/MocA family oxidoreductase, whose amino-acid sequence MRPLKVAVVGAGVMGKYHAAIYASLPQAELVALVDPDPDRRAEVATSFGCLCFPDVPAMLAGVQVDAASVAAPTALHYHLSRALLEAGVHVLVEKPVATDVQQALSLMELSHGLGRILQVGHITRFYRAVHELSDQVKNPYLIEARRLTPSARIKDVGVILDLMIHDIDIILRIVKGPVQSVSVAGHMLNGSPFEDVAAAQIVFDSGCIARLLASRVAPDQERSLVVSEPKQTMRLDFAREPHTEVTVYNMQSANGHGARIDRHTVQEDNPLRMELEHFLARINRAAEPIGTLEDDIRSLELATRLLSSMELRRPVLV is encoded by the coding sequence GTGAGACCTCTGAAGGTCGCGGTGGTGGGAGCAGGCGTGATGGGCAAGTATCATGCGGCGATCTACGCCTCGCTTCCGCAGGCGGAACTGGTAGCTCTCGTCGATCCCGATCCCGACCGTCGCGCCGAGGTGGCAACGAGCTTCGGCTGCCTCTGCTTCCCCGACGTCCCGGCGATGCTGGCCGGCGTCCAGGTCGACGCCGCCTCCGTGGCCGCTCCCACTGCCCTGCACTACCACCTCTCGCGTGCACTCCTCGAGGCCGGGGTCCACGTACTCGTAGAGAAGCCGGTAGCGACCGACGTGCAACAGGCGCTCAGCCTGATGGAGCTGAGCCATGGCCTGGGCAGGATACTGCAGGTCGGTCACATCACCCGCTTCTACCGGGCGGTGCACGAACTCTCGGACCAGGTCAAGAACCCCTACCTCATCGAGGCTCGCCGGCTGACTCCGTCGGCCCGTATCAAGGACGTGGGGGTCATCCTCGATCTGATGATCCACGACATCGACATCATCCTGAGGATCGTCAAAGGGCCGGTGCAGAGCGTCTCGGTAGCAGGGCACATGCTCAACGGAAGCCCCTTCGAAGACGTTGCAGCCGCACAGATCGTTTTCGACTCGGGCTGCATCGCCAGGCTGTTGGCCAGCCGCGTGGCGCCGGACCAGGAACGCAGTCTGGTTGTCAGCGAGCCGAAGCAGACGATGAGGCTCGATTTCGCGCGGGAGCCACACACCGAGGTCACCGTCTACAACATGCAGTCGGCGAACGGCCACGGTGCCCGGATAGACCGTCACACCGTTCAGGAAGACAACCCGCTGCGTATGGAGCTCGAGCACTTCCTGGCTCGCATCAACCGCGCCGCTGAACCGATCGGCACGCTCGAGGACGACATCCGCTCGCTGGAACTGGCGACCAGGCTGCTCTCCTCCATGGAATTGCGCCGACCGGTGCTCGTCTAG
- the fabZ gene encoding 3-hydroxyacyl-ACP dehydratase FabZ, with product MSVDIRAILPHRYPFLMVDAFISQEGDSFECVKSVSHNEPFFQGHFPEEPVMPGVMIIEALAQAAAVGLAVREGQQDGQIGYLAAVDGAKFRRKVVPGDRLRLTGEILLFRRGLCKVSAKALVEDEVAAEATLSFVFAR from the coding sequence ATGTCGGTCGACATCCGCGCCATCCTCCCCCATCGCTACCCGTTCCTCATGGTGGACGCCTTCATCTCCCAGGAGGGTGATTCGTTCGAATGCGTCAAGAGCGTCTCCCACAACGAGCCGTTCTTCCAGGGGCACTTCCCCGAGGAGCCGGTGATGCCGGGCGTGATGATAATCGAGGCGTTGGCGCAGGCGGCCGCCGTTGGGCTGGCGGTTCGTGAGGGGCAGCAGGACGGTCAGATCGGTTACCTGGCCGCTGTGGACGGGGCGAAGTTCCGGCGGAAGGTGGTTCCCGGGGACAGGCTGCGGCTCACGGGCGAGATCCTGCTCTTCCGGCGCGGACTGTGCAAGGTGAGCGCCAAGGCGCTCGTGGAGGATGAGGTAGCGGCAGAGGCTACCCTCTCCTTCGTCTTCGCCAGATGA
- the lpxA gene encoding acyl-ACP--UDP-N-acetylglucosamine O-acyltransferase, with protein MTVRISVDPSAVVSPAARIADDVEVGPFVVIEADVVVGPGSRIRTGSVLHSGSRLGGHCLVGPYAVVGGEPMDSAFRGEASLAVLGDGVVLREFVTVHRATGEGEQTTIGDGTLVMTYTHVSHNVQVGRKCVLTTSVQLGGHCRIGDRVTIGSNSILHQYCRIGDFAMFGAGSAGNQDFLPFVMARGNPARHFRLNKVGLQRNGIEGERYRLLERAVRALRHRDRETFAQLASTSSDVRLMAEFIEESRRGVARFQKGD; from the coding sequence ATGACGGTAAGGATCTCGGTAGACCCGAGCGCCGTGGTCAGCCCGGCAGCACGAATCGCCGACGACGTCGAGGTGGGCCCCTTCGTCGTGATCGAGGCCGATGTAGTCGTGGGTCCCGGCTCGCGGATCCGAACCGGCAGCGTACTGCACTCCGGGTCCCGCTTGGGTGGGCACTGCCTGGTGGGTCCCTACGCCGTCGTGGGTGGCGAGCCGATGGACAGCGCCTTCAGGGGAGAAGCCTCGTTGGCCGTGCTGGGCGACGGGGTGGTGCTTCGCGAGTTCGTCACGGTGCACCGGGCGACCGGCGAGGGGGAACAGACGACGATCGGCGACGGAACCCTGGTCATGACCTACACACACGTGTCGCACAACGTTCAGGTGGGCAGGAAGTGTGTGCTGACCACCTCGGTACAGCTCGGCGGGCACTGCCGGATCGGCGACCGAGTAACTATCGGCTCCAACTCCATCCTCCACCAGTACTGCCGGATCGGCGACTTCGCTATGTTCGGGGCAGGCTCCGCAGGCAACCAGGATTTCCTTCCGTTCGTCATGGCCCGCGGCAACCCTGCCAGGCACTTCCGTTTGAACAAGGTGGGGCTGCAACGCAACGGCATAGAGGGCGAACGGTACAGGCTGCTCGAGCGGGCGGTGCGAGCGCTACGCCATCGCGACCGCGAAACTTTCGCGCAGCTGGCGTCGACGAGCAGCGACGTGCGCCTGATGGCGGAGTTCATCGAAGAGAGCCGGCGGGGCGTGGCGCGCTTCCAGAAGGGCGACTGA
- a CDS encoding ABC transporter ATP-binding protein, translated as MRDLPGLLLPRTVSSIAGLAAAVVNAVLRVAVIPLFVTPLIDRVVGQGSLEALAPLLMTAAILVVGGSLALWAQDALLGHTAASLARRWREGLYRRLLGRRPGELPGTSGGLASRILHDLREVEVFQQYGLGSLVAESVAVLAIVAVLAATNLVATGLLLLLCLPLAFALRALGRRLGAAATRSQAGTEEIGGHLQEGFRHHETLRAFGATHFILGRFREANERTAAAMSRRSFLAAAQIPTTQVLAFVALGVLVAILARAAARGEMTVGQIVSFITLVALLATPAQLLPKSVAMAQQAAAAAKRLGALLEPNEVGSAPESPLSPPELTPGMVRLELKGVTVGPAKEAVLNGVDLSLDGVGLAVIVGESGAGKTTLLRTLLGFLRPRHGEVLLAGLPLARWPEPKLREAIAYVPQGHELLRGTVRDNLALGRSAPDEESWTALEGVGLAETIRQAGGLDYRLSEDGGGLSGGQRQRLAIARALLGDPPVILLDEPTSNLDEASEAGLVELLRLQARERLVVAVTHRPALTLAADRVWRIAAGRLEEGVAVQRVAER; from the coding sequence TTGAGGGATCTTCCCGGCCTCCTGCTGCCCAGGACAGTCAGCTCGATAGCCGGACTGGCCGCGGCCGTCGTCAACGCCGTCCTCCGAGTCGCCGTCATCCCCCTCTTCGTGACGCCGCTCATCGACAGGGTAGTGGGCCAGGGGAGCCTCGAAGCGCTGGCACCGCTCCTGATGACGGCAGCGATCCTGGTCGTCGGCGGAAGCCTGGCGCTCTGGGCTCAGGACGCCCTGCTCGGCCACACCGCCGCCTCGCTCGCCCGCCGTTGGCGCGAGGGCCTCTATCGCCGCCTCCTTGGGAGGCGGCCCGGCGAACTGCCGGGTACCAGCGGCGGGCTCGCTTCGAGGATCCTCCACGACCTCCGAGAGGTCGAGGTCTTCCAGCAGTACGGCTTGGGCAGCCTCGTGGCCGAGAGCGTCGCCGTGCTCGCCATCGTCGCCGTACTGGCGGCGACCAACCTCGTCGCCACCGGGCTGCTGTTGCTCCTCTGCCTGCCGCTGGCCTTCGCCTTGCGCGCCCTCGGGAGGCGCCTGGGCGCAGCGGCGACCCGCTCCCAGGCCGGCACGGAGGAGATCGGCGGGCACCTGCAGGAGGGCTTCCGCCATCACGAAACCTTGCGGGCCTTCGGAGCGACCCATTTCATCCTCGGCCGCTTCCGCGAGGCCAACGAGCGCACCGCCGCTGCGATGTCGCGCCGGAGTTTCCTGGCTGCCGCCCAGATCCCGACCACCCAGGTGCTTGCCTTCGTCGCGCTGGGCGTCCTGGTGGCCATCCTCGCCAGAGCGGCGGCGCGCGGCGAGATGACCGTCGGGCAGATAGTCTCGTTCATCACCCTGGTGGCCCTCCTCGCCACCCCGGCCCAACTGCTGCCCAAGAGCGTTGCCATGGCTCAGCAGGCGGCCGCGGCGGCGAAACGGCTCGGAGCGTTGCTCGAGCCGAACGAGGTCGGTTCCGCACCCGAGTCTCCCCTGTCACCGCCGGAGCTAACTCCCGGGATGGTGCGTCTCGAGTTGAAGGGGGTGACGGTGGGTCCGGCCAAGGAGGCGGTGCTTAACGGCGTCGACCTCTCGCTCGATGGCGTCGGGCTTGCGGTGATCGTGGGTGAGAGTGGGGCAGGCAAGACGACGCTCCTCCGCACCCTGCTGGGCTTCCTGCGGCCCCGCCACGGCGAGGTGCTGTTGGCGGGCCTCCCCCTCGCCCGCTGGCCGGAGCCGAAGTTGCGCGAGGCTATCGCTTACGTTCCCCAAGGGCACGAACTGCTGCGCGGGACGGTCCGCGACAACCTGGCGCTGGGCCGTAGCGCGCCCGACGAGGAGTCGTGGACGGCGCTCGAGGGGGTAGGGTTGGCAGAGACGATCAGACAGGCAGGGGGGCTCGACTACCGGCTGAGCGAGGATGGTGGCGGCCTCTCGGGGGGACAGCGCCAGCGGCTCGCTATCGCCCGGGCCCTCCTGGGGGACCCGCCGGTGATCCTGCTCGATGAACCGACCTCGAACCTCGACGAAGCAAGCGAAGCCGGGCTGGTCGAGCTGTTGCGGCTGCAGGCGCGTGAGCGTCTCGTAGTCGCGGTGACCCACCGGCCCGCTCTCACGCTGGCAGCGGACCGGGTCTGGCGGATCGCGGCCGGTCGCCTCGAGGAGGGCGTGGCCGTGCAGAGGGTGGCGGAGAGGTGA
- a CDS encoding class I SAM-dependent methyltransferase, which produces MSIYDAADLYDEQYRRYRDDIPHYLRLAADHGGPVLEVGAGTGRLCIALARAGHEVVGIDSSPQMLERGRQNAAREGVELRLEQGDMRDFELEARFPLVVAAFNTLMHLHTLDDQDRALGRLRSHLEPGGAFAFDLFLPDFGQLGVLRSEAEWADVAGEQAELLLVQEHDPLSQTIQSRYLLDTVGEDGLLRRRTATLSQRYYTRFEITRALRHAGFTRLELFGGFDRTPLRPDSRHLVGVARI; this is translated from the coding sequence GTGAGCATCTACGACGCGGCCGACCTCTACGACGAACAGTACCGGCGTTACCGGGACGACATCCCCCACTACCTTCGCCTGGCCGCCGATCACGGCGGGCCGGTCCTCGAGGTGGGGGCGGGCACCGGTCGACTCTGCATCGCGCTGGCCAGGGCGGGGCACGAGGTAGTCGGCATCGACTCCTCACCGCAGATGCTCGAGCGAGGCCGGCAGAACGCGGCCCGGGAGGGCGTGGAACTACGCCTCGAGCAGGGCGACATGCGCGACTTCGAGCTCGAGGCGCGCTTCCCGCTGGTCGTAGCCGCTTTCAATACGCTCATGCATCTTCACACCCTCGACGACCAGGACCGGGCCCTGGGCCGGCTCAGGAGCCATCTGGAGCCCGGGGGCGCTTTCGCTTTCGACCTCTTCCTCCCCGACTTCGGGCAACTCGGAGTGTTGAGGAGCGAAGCGGAATGGGCCGATGTGGCCGGGGAGCAGGCGGAGCTGCTACTGGTGCAGGAGCACGACCCTCTCTCCCAGACGATCCAATCCCGATACCTGCTCGACACAGTGGGCGAGGACGGGTTGTTGCGGCGCCGAACTGCCACACTTAGCCAGCGTTACTACACCCGCTTCGAGATCACCCGCGCTCTGCGCCATGCGGGCTTCACGCGCCTCGAGCTGTTCGGGGGGTTCGACCGTACCCCACTTCGGCCCGACTCCAGGCACCTGGTAGGGGTGGCACGCATCTGA
- a CDS encoding alanine--glyoxylate aminotransferase family protein, whose protein sequence is MKERLLAPGPVAVPPPVLEAMAQPVFMHRGERFRSLLLRVRERLAELACVPGEEVLVITGSGTAAFEAVLLATVPAGSKIVSVQAGKFGERWGQMAERFGYLVVPLRFPWGRAADPEVLARELERHPDAAAVTTTHSETSTGVLHDVEALAITVRRAAPDALVLVDAVTSLAASELRPLDWGLDAIVSGSQKGLMTPPGLGVAWLSERAWRSGERSRPPSYYLDLHKERRSQARGETAYTPAVNLVAGLDAALGMLLDEGVEQVWSRRTRLNEAVLAGGEAIGLIPYAQRVSPAVAALAVPTGIAAPDVVAALRHRGITISGGQDEAKPVLLRPSVLGWADEFDAITIVAALEQALRELGRQVPPGAGVGAAMRVLEAA, encoded by the coding sequence ATGAAGGAGCGGCTCCTCGCCCCGGGCCCCGTGGCGGTACCGCCGCCGGTTCTCGAAGCCATGGCGCAGCCGGTCTTCATGCACCGCGGCGAGCGCTTCCGCTCGCTGCTGCTCCGCGTCCGCGAGCGGCTGGCCGAGCTCGCCTGCGTGCCCGGAGAGGAGGTGCTGGTCATCACGGGTTCCGGCACCGCCGCGTTCGAAGCGGTGCTGCTGGCGACCGTGCCCGCCGGCTCGAAGATAGTGAGCGTGCAGGCAGGCAAGTTCGGCGAGCGCTGGGGCCAGATGGCCGAGCGTTTCGGCTACCTCGTGGTGCCCCTCCGCTTCCCCTGGGGCCGGGCCGCAGACCCGGAGGTGCTCGCCCGCGAACTCGAGCGCCACCCCGACGCGGCTGCCGTCACGACGACCCACTCCGAGACGTCGACCGGAGTGCTTCACGACGTCGAGGCGCTCGCGATTACGGTCAGGCGCGCTGCGCCCGATGCGCTCGTGCTGGTCGATGCGGTGACCTCGCTCGCGGCAAGTGAACTGCGACCGCTCGATTGGGGGCTCGACGCGATCGTTTCCGGTTCGCAGAAGGGGTTGATGACCCCGCCAGGACTCGGTGTCGCCTGGCTGTCCGAACGCGCCTGGCGCTCAGGCGAGCGTTCCCGCCCACCGAGCTACTACCTCGATCTCCACAAGGAGCGACGCAGCCAGGCCAGAGGGGAGACGGCCTACACCCCCGCGGTGAACCTGGTGGCCGGCCTCGACGCTGCCCTGGGGATGTTGCTCGACGAGGGCGTGGAGCAGGTATGGAGCCGGCGAACGAGACTGAACGAGGCGGTGCTCGCCGGCGGGGAGGCGATCGGCCTCATCCCCTACGCCCAGAGGGTGAGCCCGGCGGTCGCCGCGCTGGCCGTGCCGACCGGCATCGCCGCGCCCGACGTCGTCGCCGCGCTTCGCCACCGCGGGATAACGATCTCCGGCGGGCAGGACGAGGCGAAACCGGTCCTGCTGCGCCCTTCTGTGTTGGGCTGGGCCGACGAGTTCGACGCGATCACGATCGTCGCCGCTCTGGAGCAGGCGTTGCGCGAGCTCGGCCGCCAGGTACCACCGGGTGCAGGTGTCGGTGCGGCGATGAGGGTGCTCGAGGCAGCCTGA